TGGTTATACCCGATCAGAAGTGCATACCTAAGGATGTCAACAATACGCGCCTTGTTTTCTGCGGTTGGCTGCCCTCTCTTTAGATCTTTGATGGAGGTGCCGGTGCCAATACCGATAGTAATTGGGTCACCCGAGACGGTAGTAAGAGTCATGGTGTGGTAACAAGTGtgaacttttttttttgttgtcgCTAAAAATTTGTAACTACACACTCTATAAACCTTGGAGagcctcttcttcttcggcAGTAGGtcttttcttcaattccACTGGTTTGCCAGTAATTCTAAAATAAATATCCTTAACATCGTCTGTAGTGCTTTCGAAATGTGACGAGGCGTCGTAGCTCTTGGAGAGGTAGATCCCGTTTTTGGTACCGTCGTCAATTGGCTCGTACAACTCGGCAATTCCCATTAATGTGTCGACTCTTGGGCCCAACAATTTGAATGCCGGTTCTAACTCGACGTGCGGTGCGTCGGTTTCAATGATGGTGGAAACAATAGCAAGGTAGTACCCCTTCGGAACGACACAGTGGACGTCAGACAACACGGCAACGTAAATGTCGTGCTTTCTGCCGACTTGGTTTTGCGGGATAATCAATTGCAACGAGTCTAACTCAACACCCGGAACGGGGTGGTCCAAAATACAAATGGCCCTGATAACTTTAGCGCCGGTCTTTTTAACGTTTTCAGGGAAGTAGGTTGGGTCAGCAATAACAATGGGTGCTCTGGCGGTACCTTCTTTTGTGACCACACCAGCAAATTTCTTGTCGGGACCTTCGCCCTCGTACAATACCTCGTCAATTGGGGTATCCAACATGTATGTGCCACCGTAGATGGCCGATAATCTGGCGAACCCTTGAGGTAACTCGCCCAACCCGTATAATGGATAGATGTACGGGGACTTGCCGTACTTGGCGACAGACGAAGCATACAACATGATTCTTTCGTAAGTAGGACGGGCGACTTCGTTCAAGTAGTCGTCGGTCGACCACAAAGCCATGGCGTGTCCAATAAAGTCTTTGGTACCGTTTTCCAACCCAAAATAAGTGTAGATTTCGTTCATGGTGTTTTTGTCCAAGTCGAACCCTTGGTGGGTCGATGCGTCGGCTTCGTCGTAGTTTTGGATAAACTCTAAGAACCTCTtcattcttcttttctcaAAAATGCCCATCAAGGACGAAGCCAATGCTTCCTTGGCGTTGGAGGGGACTTTGGCGATTCTGCCGTTTCTGTAGACGTAGCTCGCAGCAATCTGTTTGAATTCCATGTACCGGGTGACATCAGTGTTGACCAAGATGTTGGTTAACTCGCCGTTGGCCATCAAGAACTTGGGGATAAGATCAACACACCAGTCTCTGTCTCTGCCTTTGAGTTCGGGTTTTTGGGAGCTTGGTTTGAACTTGCCGTATAACTGGGAGAGGTTTAAGGAGGCCGATTCGCCACCGTAAAAGTCTTGTCTGTCGATGTGCAACACCTTTTTGCCTTCAACGGAGAGGATACCGGACAAGACACATTCGGTCAAGCCAGTACCTAAAACAATAACGTCGTAGTTTTCGTCCATGGTTGGGTAAAGGGTGAAgtgtatattttttttttgtcgaGAGAAAAAAAGCTATTTAAACTATGTTGTGGAATTTTTTGGCGAGCCCAGCCTTTACGATTTTGCTGATTTCTGCTGGGTCTTTTGtgatttttgtaaaaatcTCGTACCCGGTGGGGGTGATCAAGACGTCGTCTTCGATACGCACACCGCCAACGTACCAGTACTTGTCCAATACGTCCCTGTTGATGAACTTGGCTTGGTCGGGGTTGTTGAGGACCTCTTCTAATAAGAAGGGGGAGAAGTAACACCCTGGCTCGTTGGTGACGACCATATTTGGTTCCAATTTTCGTCTAATTCGCAAGTAGCACAATAACGGGTCAGGGTCGGAGTAGTTGGCGCGGCCACCCACATCGTGCGTATCCATACCAAGAACGTGGCCCAACCCGTGAGGGAAGAATCTAGCACTAGCTTTAGCAGCAAACAACTCTTCTGCCGAGTAtttggaattgaaaattccTAGCTCTAAAAACCCCTGAATCAACACCTTGTGGGCCTGTAAGTGGATATCTTCCCATTCGACGCCTGGCTTCATCATTTCGTAGGCGGCAGACTGCATTTTCAACACCAAGTTGTAGATTTCCAAGTGTTCTTTTGCCCAGTCTCCGTTGACGGGGAAACATCTGGTTACGTCACTGGCATAGCACTCCCACTCGGCCCCCGCATCGATCAATACAGATCTCTTTTCGGGGGTAATGTCGCCGTCGTTTTTGACCCAATGTAAGGTTGAGCATGTTTCACCGCTGCAGCAGATCGGGTCGTAGCTTTGGTTTTTTGCGCCTTGTCGTAAGGCGTGGTACATGAACTCGGCGTGGATGTGTGTTTCCTTGGTTTCGATAGGGAGGGCTGACATTACTGCTAAATGGCAGTTGTCGGTGATTTTGGCGGCGTGTCTCATAAGCTCGATCTCGTAGTCGTCCTTGATTAAACGGGACTCGTCGAGGGCAAAAAAGAAGGCTGGGTCTGATTCAGTCAAGTAAGGTTTGAGGTGGGGGTGGCTGGTGTCGGTGGTGTAGACAGTGcccaaatttttcaagtcGGATTCGATGTCGGCAGCAAACTTGACCTCGTCGACGTCGTACTTGGCAAGTGCCTGTTCTGGCGACAACGGCAAACCGGACCACATGATATCTTCATGGTCGACATCTGGGAGGTAGAGCACTAGCTTGTCGTGGGTGTACAACACATGGGACCCGGGGATGTTGCATCCTGTCAAGTAGAAAAAGTATCGGTTTTGTCTGAATGGTTTGGTTTGGTCGCAGTACTTGTAGAGCACCAAGTCCTCGCCACTGATGAAAAAGGGTGCCTTTATGTGGGAGTACACTTTTCTGGCATGGCTTCTGGCAGGGTATTTCAGTGGTGTAGTCATTGGTGAAGAGTTTGCATAGTAtaagtattttttttttgttggtgaattttttttttctcgaCAGGttacttttttcttttgccACACAACTATGGAAAGATTACAAAGATTATTAGGCCAAGGTGCCGGATTAGGAGGAGCAGCACCCACACAGAGTGATGGGCCTGCGATTGACAATTCAGAGACTGTTTACATATCGTCGTTGGCGTTGCTCAAAATGTTGAAGCACGGGCGTGCTGGTGTGCCAATGGAAGTTATGGGGTTAATGTTGGGAGagtttgttgatgatttcacTATACATGTTCACGATGTGTTTGCGATGCCGCAGTCGGGTACTGGAGTTTCTGTTGAGGCGGTTGATGATGTATTCCAGACAAAGATGATGGATATGCTTAGACAAACGGGCAGAGACCAGATGGTTGTTGGATGGTACCACTCGCACCCTGGGTTTGGGTGCTGGTTGAGTTCTGTGGATGTCAACACCCAGCAGTCGTTTGAGCAATTGAACAAGCGTGCTGTGGCTGTGGTTATTGACCCTATTCAGTCGGTCAAGGGTAAGGTTGTTATTGATGCGTTTAGAACGATTGACACCACGACGTTAATGATGGGCCAAGAGCCACGTCAGTCGACGTCTAATGTGGGCCACTTGAACAAGCCGTCGATCCAGGCATTGATTCATGGGTTGAACCGCCACTACTACTCGTTGAACATTGATTACCACAAGACAGAGTACGAGACCAATATGTTATTGAACTTGCACAAGAAGAACTGGCAGTCGGGGTTGAAGTTGGTTGACTATAACCACAAGGAGGTTGAGAATTTGGACAACACGGAGAAGATGGTTAGCATTGCCAAGTTGTATAACCAAAGAGTGcaagaagagaaagagTTGACTGAAGACCAGTTGAAGACCCGGTATGTAGGTAAGCAAGACCCGAAGAAACATTTGTCGGATACTGCTGAGAAGTTGATTGATGAGAATGTTAGTTCGTTGCTCACCAGTAATATAGATGCTGTAGCCATTCAATAGTGCgaaaaaatacaaat
This genomic stretch from Candida albicans SC5314 chromosome 1, complete sequence harbors:
- the GDI1 gene encoding Gdi1p (Putative Rab GDP-dissociation inhibitor; GlcNAc-induced protein; Spider biofilm repressed), producing the protein MDENYDVIVLGTGLTECVLSGILSVEGKKVLHIDRQDFYGGESASLNLSQLYGKFKPSSQKPELKGRDRDWCVDLIPKFLMANGELTNILVNTDVTRYMEFKQIAASYVYRNGRIAKVPSNAKEALASSLMGIFEKRRMKRFLEFIQNYDEADASTHQGFDLDKNTMNEIYTYFGLENGTKDFIGHAMALWSTDDYLNEVARPTYERIMLYASSVAKYGKSPYIYPLYGLGELPQGFARLSAIYGGTYMLDTPIDEVLYEGEGPDKKFAGVVTKEGTARAPIVIADPTYFPENVKKTGAKVIRAICILDHPVPGVELDSLQLIIPQNQVGRKHDIYVAVLSDVHCVVPKGYYLAIVSTIIETDAPHVELEPAFKLLGPRVDTLMGIAELYEPIDDGTKNGIYLSKSYDASSHFESTTDDVKDIYFRITGKPVELKKRPTAEEEEALQGL
- a CDS encoding putative Xaa-Pro dipeptidase (Putative X-Pro aminopeptidase; Spider biofilm repressed), whose protein sequence is MTTPSKYPARSHARKVYSHIKAPFFISGEDLVLYKYCDQTKPFRQNRYFFYLTGCNIPGSHVLYTHDKLVLYLPDVDHEDIMWSGLPLSPEQALAKYDVDEVKFAADIESDLKNLGTVYTTDTSHPHLKPYLTESDPAFFFALDESRLIKDDYEIELMRHAAKITDNCHLAVMSALPIETKETHIHAEFMYHALRQGAKNQSYDPICCSGETCSTLHWVKNDGDITPEKRSVLIDAGAEWECYASDVTRCFPVNGDWAKEHLEIYNLVLKMQSAAYEMMKPGVEWEDIHLQAHKVLIQGFLELGIFNSKYSAEELFAAKASARFFPHGLGHVLGMDTHDVGGRANYSDPDPLLCYLRIRRKLEPNMVVTNEPGCYFSPFLLEEVLNNPDQAKFINRDVLDKYWYVGGVRIEDDVLITPTGYEIFTKITKDPAEISKIVKAGLAKKFHNIV
- a CDS encoding proteasome regulatory particle lid subunit (Metalloprotease subunit of the 19S regulatory particle of the 26S proteasome lid; couples the deubiquitination and degradation of proteasome substrates; role in fission of mitochondria and peroxisome; Spider biofilm repressed), producing MERLQRLLGQGAGLGGAAPTQSDGPAIDNSETVYISSLALLKMLKHGRAGVPMEVMGLMLGEFVDDFTIHVHDVFAMPQSGTGVSVEAVDDVFQTKMMDMLRQTGRDQMVVGWYHSHPGFGCWLSSVDVNTQQSFEQLNKRAVAVVIDPIQSVKGKVVIDAFRTIDTTTLMMGQEPRQSTSNVGHLNKPSIQALIHGLNRHYYSLNIDYHKTEYETNMLLNLHKKNWQSGLKLVDYNHKEVENLDNTEKMVSIAKLYNQRVQEEKELTEDQLKTRYVGKQDPKKHLSDTAEKLIDENVSSLLTSNIDAVAIQ